A region of Nitrospinota bacterium DNA encodes the following proteins:
- the gcvPB gene encoding aminomethyl-transferring glycine dehydrogenase subunit GcvPB, whose translation MTSQYRRGLVFNEKDIFSRGSAGRTGVDFADTGIPDADLNEFAPEDFRRNGLEGFPELSEPEVIRHYTRLSQWNYGVDANLYPLGSCTMKHNPRVNEAVARLKGFTGLHPLQPDTAAQGTLKIIHDLGRWLCEVVGLDEATLQPAAGAHGEFTGLLAIRGALTKRGNPRSKVLLPDSAHGTNPASATYCGYQAVTIKSGADGKIDLQELDKLMDENVAALMVTNPNTLGIFESNIVEAAKIVHSRGGFLYADGANLNALIGKARFGDMGVDVCHINLHKTFSTPHGGGGPGAGPVCVVKELEPFLPAPMVVESNGAYRLDYDRPHSVGRVHGFHGNVGVLLRAAAYILTVGASGLKEAAEAAVLNANYIKARLKDYYNVPVPGLSLHECVFNDKKQNEYGVTTLDIAKGLIDRGYHPPTIYFPLIVRGALMIEPTETESLETLDEFCEAMIDIAKTAETDPESLKRAPVNAFVSRLDEAQAARNPDLRCELCR comes from the coding sequence ATGACTTCGCAATACCGGCGCGGGCTGGTTTTCAACGAGAAAGATATATTCAGCAGAGGCTCCGCTGGCAGGACCGGCGTGGATTTCGCCGACACCGGCATACCCGATGCGGATTTGAACGAGTTCGCCCCGGAGGATTTCCGTCGAAACGGGCTGGAAGGGTTCCCGGAGCTTTCGGAGCCCGAGGTTATCCGGCATTACACACGCCTGTCTCAATGGAACTATGGGGTGGACGCAAATCTGTACCCGTTAGGCTCCTGCACCATGAAACACAACCCCCGCGTGAACGAGGCTGTGGCCAGGCTGAAGGGATTCACCGGCCTGCACCCGCTCCAGCCGGACACGGCGGCGCAGGGGACATTGAAAATCATTCACGACCTGGGCCGGTGGCTTTGCGAGGTGGTGGGGCTGGACGAGGCCACACTTCAACCAGCGGCTGGCGCCCATGGTGAGTTTACGGGGCTCCTTGCCATACGGGGGGCATTGACTAAAAGGGGCAACCCCCGGTCGAAAGTGTTATTGCCGGACTCCGCCCATGGCACAAATCCCGCCTCGGCCACCTATTGCGGCTACCAGGCGGTGACAATAAAGAGCGGGGCCGATGGGAAGATAGACCTCCAGGAGCTTGATAAGCTCATGGACGAGAACGTGGCGGCGCTGATGGTAACAAACCCCAACACGCTTGGCATCTTCGAGTCCAACATCGTTGAGGCGGCGAAGATCGTCCATAGCCGGGGCGGGTTCTTGTACGCCGACGGCGCAAATCTAAACGCCCTCATTGGTAAAGCCCGGTTCGGCGACATGGGGGTGGACGTGTGCCACATCAACCTGCACAAGACATTTTCGACACCCCATGGCGGCGGCGGGCCCGGCGCAGGGCCGGTGTGCGTGGTGAAAGAGCTGGAGCCGTTCCTGCCCGCGCCAATGGTGGTGGAAAGCAACGGAGCCTACCGGCTGGATTATGACAGGCCCCATAGCGTGGGCCGGGTACACGGTTTCCACGGAAACGTGGGAGTGCTCCTGCGCGCGGCGGCTTACATTTTAACGGTGGGCGCTTCGGGGCTGAAAGAGGCGGCGGAAGCGGCGGTGTTAAACGCCAATTACATAAAGGCGCGGCTGAAGGACTATTACAACGTGCCCGTCCCGGGTTTAAGCCTGCACGAATGCGTTTTCAACGACAAGAAGCAGAACGAATACGGCGTGACCACTCTGGACATCGCCAAGGGGCTGATAGACCGGGGTTATCACCCGCCGACGATATATTTCCCGCTTATCGTGCGCGGGGCGCTGATGATAGAGCCCACGGAAACCGAGAGCCTGGAGACCCTGGACGAATTCTGCGAGGCGATGATAGACATCGCCAAGACCGCAGAGACGGACCCGGAGTCGCTCAAGCGCGCGCCGGTGAACGCTTTCGTGAGCAGGCTGGACGAGGCCCAGGCCGCGCGGAACCCGGACTTGCGTTGCGAGCTCTGCCGGTAA
- a CDS encoding DUF4412 domain-containing protein has product MTRKVTAVFALLVLILMAPGMAQAAKMKSYTADMETVTAQGTFMMKMAVADNKQRMEMTQQGEKMISIIRMDKKVMWTIMANEKMYMEMPLDMSHQDINSKLNDPNSKVTKEPLGNETIDGHPCKKYHMSMTRNGKKEDSGYLWEATDLDNFPIRYQPDDKSSTVTWKNIKFGAVPDSTFEPPAGFQKMTMPAMGGMGGMGMPGSDGMHKRK; this is encoded by the coding sequence ATGACAAGGAAAGTAACGGCAGTTTTCGCTTTGTTGGTCTTGATCCTGATGGCCCCTGGCATGGCCCAGGCCGCCAAAATGAAAAGCTACACCGCCGACATGGAAACCGTCACTGCACAGGGCACGTTCATGATGAAAATGGCTGTGGCCGACAACAAGCAAAGGATGGAGATGACCCAGCAGGGGGAAAAAATGATCTCCATTATCCGGATGGATAAAAAAGTGATGTGGACCATCATGGCCAACGAGAAGATGTATATGGAAATGCCGCTGGACATGAGCCACCAGGACATTAACTCCAAGTTGAACGACCCCAACTCCAAGGTGACCAAGGAACCATTGGGGAACGAGACTATAGATGGGCATCCATGCAAGAAGTACCACATGTCCATGACCAGGAACGGAAAGAAGGAGGATTCCGGCTATCTTTGGGAAGCCACAGATCTGGATAATTTCCCCATCCGCTACCAGCCCGACGACAAGTCCTCCACAGTAACCTGGAAGAACATAAAGTTTGGGGCCGTCCCCGATTCCACTTTCGAGCCTCCAGCCGGTTTCCAAAAAATGACTATGCCTGCCATGGGGGGCATGGGGGGAATGGGCATGCCAGGATCAGACGGTATGCACAAGCGCAAGTAG
- a CDS encoding Hsp20/alpha crystallin family protein, protein MSQAGLVRQDMVSVKTDMLGETFFVQMDLYETADEVVVEMDLPGMNVADIKVTNQGDNLLVEGVKKEFNEACDKLNYLCMERIFGPVRRILQLPAPINPASISAIYRNGVLIIRAPKLSERRSRVRQISIQGE, encoded by the coding sequence ATGTCCCAGGCCGGCCTTGTCCGGCAGGACATGGTATCGGTGAAAACCGACATGCTCGGGGAAACCTTTTTCGTGCAGATGGACCTGTACGAGACTGCGGACGAAGTGGTGGTTGAGATGGACTTGCCAGGGATGAACGTGGCGGACATCAAGGTTACCAACCAGGGGGACAACCTTTTGGTGGAAGGGGTGAAAAAGGAGTTCAACGAAGCCTGCGACAAGCTCAATTATCTGTGCATGGAGCGTATATTCGGCCCTGTCCGGCGGATATTACAGCTTCCGGCCCCTATTAACCCGGCCTCGATTTCCGCTATTTATAGAAACGGCGTCTTAATCATCCGCGCCCCGAAGCTTTCGGAAAGACGAAGCAGGGTGCGCCAGATTTCCATACAGGGAGAATAA
- the galU gene encoding UTP--glucose-1-phosphate uridylyltransferase GalU — protein MIIRKAVFPVAGMGTRFLPATKASPKEMLALVDKPLIQYVVEEAIEAGIKEFIMITGRNKYAIEDHFDRSVELELLLEQKGDKHLLEIARNISDMCDFFYIRQKEPKGLGHAILRVKDLVDGEAFAVLLGDDLIYSEGKPAIAQLKDVHMKTNAPVVAVERVDPDSVSSYGIVEPVEVGPGLYRIKSMVEKPARDKAPSNLAIIGRYILTPDIFPHIEALEADHKGEIQLTAALNSLLSEREIYACEFSGKRYDAGDKLGFLKATVEYALRREDLGAKFREYLKTLSL, from the coding sequence ATGATAATACGAAAAGCAGTGTTCCCCGTGGCGGGTATGGGTACCCGCTTTTTGCCCGCCACAAAAGCCTCCCCCAAGGAAATGCTGGCCCTGGTGGACAAACCTCTCATCCAATATGTGGTGGAAGAGGCTATCGAGGCGGGCATCAAGGAATTCATAATGATCACCGGGCGTAACAAGTACGCCATAGAGGACCATTTCGACCGCTCGGTGGAGTTGGAGCTTCTGTTGGAGCAAAAGGGGGACAAGCATCTTCTGGAGATCGCCCGCAACATCTCCGACATGTGCGATTTCTTCTATATCCGCCAGAAAGAGCCTAAAGGTTTGGGGCACGCCATTTTAAGGGTGAAAGACCTTGTGGATGGCGAGGCTTTCGCCGTTCTTCTGGGGGACGACCTGATATATTCCGAGGGCAAACCTGCCATCGCCCAGCTTAAAGATGTGCATATGAAGACCAACGCTCCGGTGGTGGCGGTGGAGCGGGTGGATCCTGACTCGGTGTCCTCCTATGGCATAGTGGAGCCGGTGGAGGTGGGGCCGGGGCTGTATAGAATAAAAAGCATGGTGGAGAAACCCGCGCGAGACAAGGCCCCGTCTAACCTGGCCATCATAGGGCGGTATATTCTGACTCCCGACATTTTCCCACACATCGAGGCTTTGGAGGCCGACCACAAAGGTGAGATACAGCTTACCGCCGCGCTGAACTCGCTGTTGAGTGAACGGGAGATATACGCCTGCGAGTTTTCAGGCAAACGATACGACGCCGGGGACAAGCTTGGGTTCCTCAAAGCCACGGTGGAATACGCCTTGCGGCGGGAAGACCTGGGCGCGAAGTTCAGGGAATACCTCAAAACCCTTTCGCTGTAG